In Bos indicus x Bos taurus breed Angus x Brahman F1 hybrid chromosome 1, Bos_hybrid_MaternalHap_v2.0, whole genome shotgun sequence, a single window of DNA contains:
- the THPO gene encoding thrombopoietin isoform X3, with protein MELTELLLVVILLLTARITLSSPAPPACDPRLLNKLLRDSHVLHSRLSQCPDVNPLSTPVLLPAVDFSLGEWKTQTEQTKAQDVLGTTTLLLEAVMTARGQLGPTCLSSLLVQLSGQVRLLLGALQGLLGTQDHSSQGSQCHLPELPTAAPRKGALPAACSGAQPLCQAGPTRHSCPGQHLSIAHTEQAPKQDFWIVGDQLQCLSQNYWLWTSEQAARIQSQDSWSAEPNLQVLRPNPWTPERDTRTLKWSSWTLSWALTQGPRSPGYSSGNFRHGLPATLPPAWRFSFPSPSSPWTIHTLLSFANLTHPHGPPPTPAS; from the exons ATGGAGCTGACTG AATTGCTCCTCGTGGTCATCCTTCTCCTAACTGCAAGAATAACTCTGTCCAGCCCGGCTCCTCCTGCCTGTGACCCCCGACTCCTAAATAAACTGCTTCGTGACTCCCATGTCCTTCACAGCAGACTG AGCCAGTGTCCAGACGTTAACCCTTTGTCCACACCTGTCCTTCTGCCTGCTGTGGACTTCAGCTTGGGAGAATGGAAAACCCAGACG GAGCAGACCAAAGCACAGGACGTCCTGGGAACCACGACCCTTCTGCTGGAGGCAGTGATGACAGCGCGGGGACAGCTGGGCCCCACTTGCCTCTCATCCCTCCTGGTGCAGCTTTCTGGGCAGGTCCGCCTCCTTCTTGGGGCCCTGCAGGGCCTCCTAGGAACCCAG GACCACAGCTCACAAGGATCCCAGTGCCATCTTCCTGAGCTTCCAACAGCTGCTCCGAGGAAAGGTGCGCTTCCTGCTGCTTGTAGTGGGGCCCAGCCTCTGTGCCAAGCGGGCCCCACCCGCCACAGCTGTCCCGGGCAGCATCTCTCCATTGCTCACACTGAACAAGCTCCCAAACAGGACTTCTGGATTGTTGGAGACCAACTCCAGTGTCTCAGCCAGAACTACTGGCTTTGGACTTCCGAACAGGCTGCAAGGATTCAGAGCCAAGATTCCTGGTCTGCTGAACCAAACCTCCAGGTCCTTAGGCCAAATCCCTGGACACCTGAACGGGACACAAGGACCCTTAAGTGGAGTTCATGGACTCTTTCCTGGGCCCTCACCCAGGGCCCTAGGAGCCCCGGATATTCCTCTGGGAACTTCAGACATGGGCTCCCTGCCACCCTACCTCCAGCCTGGAGATTCTCCTTCCCCAGCCCATCCTCCCCCTGGACAATACACACTCTTCTCTCCTTCGCCAACCTCACCCATCCCCACGGTCCACCTCCAACCCCTGCTTCCTGA
- the POLR2H gene encoding DNA-directed RNA polymerases I, II, and III subunit RPABC3: MAGILFEDIFDVKDIDPEGKKFDRVSRLHCESESFKMDLILDVNIQIYPVDLGDKFRLVIASTLYEDGTLDDGEYNPTDDRPSRADQFEYVMYGKVYRIEGDETSTEAATRLSAYVSYGGLLMRLQGDANNLHGFEVDSRVYLLMKKLAF; encoded by the exons ATGGCGGGCATCCTGTTTGAGGATATTTTTGATGTAAAAGACATTGACCCGGAAGGCAAAAAGTTTGACCGAG TGTCTCGGCTGCATTGTGAGAGTGAATCTTTCAAGATGGACCTCATCCTTGATGTAAACATTCAGATTTACCCTGTAGACTTGG GTGACAAGTTCCGGTTGGTCATAGCTAGTACCTTATATGAAGATGGTACTCTGGATGATGGTGAATACAACCCCACAGATGATAGGCCTTCCAG GGCTGACCAATTTGAGTATGTCATGTATGGGAAAGTGTACAGGATTGAGGGAGACGAAACTTCTACTGAAGCAGCAACACGCCT CTCTGCCTACGTGTCCTATGGGGGCCTGCTCATGAGGCTGCAGGGTGATGCCAACAACCTGCATGGATTTGAAGTGGACTCCAGAGTGTATCTGCTCATGAAGAAACTGGCCTTCTGA
- the THPO gene encoding thrombopoietin isoform X2, with translation MELTELLLVVILLLTARITLSSPAPPACDPRLLNKLLRDSHVLHSRLSQCPDVNPLSTPVLLPAVDFSLGEWKTQTEQTKAQDVLGTTTLLLEAVMTARGQLGPTCLSSLLVQLSGQVRLLLGALQGLLGTQGRTTAHKDPSAIFLSFQQLLRGKVRFLLLVVGPSLCAKRAPPATAVPGSISPLLTLNKLPNRTSGLLETNSSVSARTTGFGLPNRLQGFRAKIPGLLNQTSRSLGQIPGHLNGTQGPLSGVHGLFPGPSPRALGAPDIPLGTSDMGSLPPYLQPGDSPSPAHPPPGQYTLFSPSPTSPIPTVHLQPLLPDPSAITPNSSSSLLVAAHSHFRNLSQEE, from the exons ATGGAGCTGACTG AATTGCTCCTCGTGGTCATCCTTCTCCTAACTGCAAGAATAACTCTGTCCAGCCCGGCTCCTCCTGCCTGTGACCCCCGACTCCTAAATAAACTGCTTCGTGACTCCCATGTCCTTCACAGCAGACTG AGCCAGTGTCCAGACGTTAACCCTTTGTCCACACCTGTCCTTCTGCCTGCTGTGGACTTCAGCTTGGGAGAATGGAAAACCCAGACG GAGCAGACCAAAGCACAGGACGTCCTGGGAACCACGACCCTTCTGCTGGAGGCAGTGATGACAGCGCGGGGACAGCTGGGCCCCACTTGCCTCTCATCCCTCCTGGTGCAGCTTTCTGGGCAGGTCCGCCTCCTTCTTGGGGCCCTGCAGGGCCTCCTAGGAACCCAG GGCAGGACCACAGCTCACAAGGATCCCAGTGCCATCTTCCTGAGCTTCCAACAGCTGCTCCGAGGAAAGGTGCGCTTCCTGCTGCTTGTAGTGGGGCCCAGCCTCTGTGCCAAGCGGGCCCCACCCGCCACAGCTGTCCCGGGCAGCATCTCTCCATTGCTCACACTGAACAAGCTCCCAAACAGGACTTCTGGATTGTTGGAGACCAACTCCAGTGTCTCAGCCAGAACTACTGGCTTTGGACTTCCGAACAGGCTGCAAGGATTCAGAGCCAAGATTCCTGGTCTGCTGAACCAAACCTCCAGGTCCTTAGGCCAAATCCCTGGACACCTGAACGGGACACAAGGACCCTTAAGTGGAGTTCATGGACTCTTTCCTGGGCCCTCACCCAGGGCCCTAGGAGCCCCGGATATTCCTCTGGGAACTTCAGACATGGGCTCCCTGCCACCCTACCTCCAGCCTGGAGATTCTCCTTCCCCAGCCCATCCTCCCCCTGGACAATACACACTCTTCTCTCCTTCGCCAACCTCACCCATCCCCACGGTCCACCTCCAACCCCTGCTTCCTGACCCCTCAGCCATCACACCCAACTCTTCCAGTTCTCTTCTAGTTGCAGCCCACTCTCACTTCCGGAATCTGTCTCAGGAAGAGTAA
- the THPO gene encoding thrombopoietin isoform X1 yields the protein MELTELLLVVILLLTARITLSSPAPPACDPRLLNKLLRDSHVLHSRLSQCPDVNPLSTPVLLPAVDFSLGEWKTQTEQTKAQDVLGTTTLLLEAVMTARGQLGPTCLSSLLVQLSGQVRLLLGALQGLLGTQLPPQGRTTAHKDPSAIFLSFQQLLRGKVRFLLLVVGPSLCAKRAPPATAVPGSISPLLTLNKLPNRTSGLLETNSSVSARTTGFGLPNRLQGFRAKIPGLLNQTSRSLGQIPGHLNGTQGPLSGVHGLFPGPSPRALGAPDIPLGTSDMGSLPPYLQPGDSPSPAHPPPGQYTLFSPSPTSPIPTVHLQPLLPDPSAITPNSSSSLLVAAHSHFRNLSQEE from the exons ATGGAGCTGACTG AATTGCTCCTCGTGGTCATCCTTCTCCTAACTGCAAGAATAACTCTGTCCAGCCCGGCTCCTCCTGCCTGTGACCCCCGACTCCTAAATAAACTGCTTCGTGACTCCCATGTCCTTCACAGCAGACTG AGCCAGTGTCCAGACGTTAACCCTTTGTCCACACCTGTCCTTCTGCCTGCTGTGGACTTCAGCTTGGGAGAATGGAAAACCCAGACG GAGCAGACCAAAGCACAGGACGTCCTGGGAACCACGACCCTTCTGCTGGAGGCAGTGATGACAGCGCGGGGACAGCTGGGCCCCACTTGCCTCTCATCCCTCCTGGTGCAGCTTTCTGGGCAGGTCCGCCTCCTTCTTGGGGCCCTGCAGGGCCTCCTAGGAACCCAG CTTCCTCCACAGGGCAGGACCACAGCTCACAAGGATCCCAGTGCCATCTTCCTGAGCTTCCAACAGCTGCTCCGAGGAAAGGTGCGCTTCCTGCTGCTTGTAGTGGGGCCCAGCCTCTGTGCCAAGCGGGCCCCACCCGCCACAGCTGTCCCGGGCAGCATCTCTCCATTGCTCACACTGAACAAGCTCCCAAACAGGACTTCTGGATTGTTGGAGACCAACTCCAGTGTCTCAGCCAGAACTACTGGCTTTGGACTTCCGAACAGGCTGCAAGGATTCAGAGCCAAGATTCCTGGTCTGCTGAACCAAACCTCCAGGTCCTTAGGCCAAATCCCTGGACACCTGAACGGGACACAAGGACCCTTAAGTGGAGTTCATGGACTCTTTCCTGGGCCCTCACCCAGGGCCCTAGGAGCCCCGGATATTCCTCTGGGAACTTCAGACATGGGCTCCCTGCCACCCTACCTCCAGCCTGGAGATTCTCCTTCCCCAGCCCATCCTCCCCCTGGACAATACACACTCTTCTCTCCTTCGCCAACCTCACCCATCCCCACGGTCCACCTCCAACCCCTGCTTCCTGACCCCTCAGCCATCACACCCAACTCTTCCAGTTCTCTTCTAGTTGCAGCCCACTCTCACTTCCGGAATCTGTCTCAGGAAGAGTAA